From a single Nicotiana tomentosiformis chromosome 2, ASM39032v3, whole genome shotgun sequence genomic region:
- the LOC104100598 gene encoding kinesin-like protein KIN-14E: protein MTSDMPPVSMRSNRSSFGSSNGYETPSHYSFATSNGDDYDSDGSNFAPPTPTTLSSVLSPELAGAIPYIDRFQVEGFLKAMQKHLQSAGKRGFFLKKTVGPQVREKFTFEDMLCFQREPIPTSILKINGDLISRAVKLFQSILKYMGIDSYDKAVPISLDERIELVGKLFKQALKRSELRDEMFAQISKQTRNNPERHSLIKAWELMYLCASCMPPSKEIGGYLSEYIHTVAHGINTDSEVQVYAINTLNALKHSIKAGPRHTIPGREEIEALLTGKKLTTIVFFLDETFEEITYDMATTVADAIEEVAGIIRLSAHASFSLFECRKVVTGSKSPDPGNEEYICLDENKYIGDLLADFKASKDRSKGEILHCKLIFKKKLFRESDEAVTEPMFVQLSYVQLQHDYIMGNYPVGKDDAAQMSALQILVDIGYVDGPESCTDWTSLLERFLPRQIAMTRAKREWELDILSRYKLMENLTKDDAKQQFLRILRTLPYGNSVFFAVRKIDDPIGLLPGKIILGINKRGVHFFRPVPKEYLHSAELRDIMQFGSSNTAVFFKMRVAGVLHIFQFETKQGEEICVALQTHINDVMLRRYSKARSAANGSVNVDVPNNLKTANTDINERRIQDLSRALEESQKKVNDLLEDLHERQREESKMQEELDSLKDNLRSEKQNLAAAAYDCEKFRSLCNEKDAELQAALTEKQNLEMRLSKLSSKGLEKNITKELVEANNQVLQKIQEELRARTMELRTAEETKRKLLSERTSLEEKIIGLEKKKSSEMENLQKDFEKECKALRLQVSELQRKLEEAKHDMVIARSGLEAKDRELEMLQNNLKELEELREMKEDIDRKNEQTAAILKMQGAQLAEMEALYREEQVLRKKYFNTIEDMKGKIRVYCRLRPLCEKEIIAKERNVMRSVDEFTIEHIWKDDKAKQHMYDRVFDGNATQDDVFEDTKYLVQSAADGYNVCIFAYGQTGSGKTFTIYGADSNPGLTPRAISELFRIMKRDSNKFSFSLKAYMVELYQDTLVDLLLPKNAKRLRLDIKKDSKGMVSVENVTVVSISTYEELKTIIQRGSEQRHTTGTLMNEQSSRSHLIVSVIIESTNLQTQAIARGKLSFVDLAGSERVKKSGSAGNQLKEAQSINKSLSALGDVISALSSGNQHIPYRNHKLTMLMSDSLGGNAKTLMFVNISPAESNLDETHNSLTYASRVRSIVNDPSKNVSSKEVARLKKLVAYWKEQAGRKGDDEDLEEIQDERPTKDKTDGRHSM, encoded by the exons ATGACTTCTGATATGCCACCAGTTAGTATGAGATCAAACAGGTCTTCTTTTGGCTCAAGTAACGGATATGAAACACCTTCGCACTATTCTTTTGCAACCTCAAATGGGGATGATTATGATAGTGATGGTTCCAATTTTGCTCCACC CACCCCAACTACTCTCTCATCAGTTCTGTCACCCGAACTTGCTGGTGCGATACCATATATTGACAGATTCCAG GTTGAGGGTTTTTTGAAGGCTATGCAAAAGCATCTTCAATCTGCTGGCAAACGTGggttctttttaaaaaaaactgtTGGGCCACAAGTTCGGGAAAAGTTCAcatttgaggatatgttgtgttTCCAAAGG GAACCCATTCCAACATCAATTCTGAAAATAAATGGCGATCTTATCAGCAGGGCAGTTAAGTTATTTCAGTCCATTCTGAAGTATATGGGTATTGATTCCTATGATAAAGCAGTTCCAATCAGCTTGGATGAGCGAATCGAGCTTGTTGGCAAGCTATTTAAGCAGGCGCTGAAGCGGTCTGAGCTTCGGGATGAAATGTTTGCCCAAATTTCAAAGCAAACAAGGAATAATCCGGAGAG GCATTCTTTGATTAAAGCATGGGAGCTAATGTACTTGTGTGCATCTTGCATGCCTCCGAGCAAGGAAATTGGTGGATACTTGTCAGAATATATTCATACTGTTGCACATGGAATTAATACTGATTCTGAGGTTCAAGTTTATGCAATAAATACTCTAAATGCGTTGAAACATTCTATTAAGGCTGGACCTAGGCACACGATACCTGGTCGTGAGGAGATTGAAGCTCTCTTAACTGGTAAAAAGCTTACTACAATAGTGTTTTTCTTGGATGAAACCTTCGAGGAAATTACATATGACATGGCCACAACGGTAGCTGATGCTATTGAG GAGGTTGCAGGGATAATCAGATTGTCTGCTCATGCTAGCTTCAGTCTGTTCGAGTGCCGTAAGGTTGTTACTGGGTCTAAATCTCCAGATCCTGGAAATG AGGAGTACATTTGTTTGGATGAAAataagtatattggagatctgtTGGCGGACTTTAAGGCATCAAAAGACCGAAGTAAAGGGGAGATTTTGCATTGTAAACTAATTTTCAAAAAGAAGTTGTTTCGTGAGTCAGATGAAGCTGTTACAGAACCAATGTTCGTGCAATTGTCATATGTTCAA TTACAACATGATTACATAATGGGCAATTATCCTGTTGGCAAGGATGATGCAGCACAGATGTCTGCTCTCCAGATACTGGTTGACATTGGATATGTTGATGGCCCTGAATCTTGCAC TGACTGGACATCACTGCTGGAGCGTTTTCTACCCAGACAAATTGCAATGACACGGGCAAAGAGGGAGTGGGAATTGGATATACTTTCTCGTTACAAATTGATG GAAAATCTGACAAAAGATGATGCCAAACAACAATTTTTGCGGATTCTGAGGACGCTTCCTTATGGAAATTCAGTTTTCTTTGCTGTTCGAAAGATTGATGATCCTATTGGACTTTTGCCTGGGAAAATCATATTGGGCATTAATAAGCGTGGG GTTCATTTTTTCCGTCCAGTTCCAAAGGAGTATTTGCACTCAGCTGAGTTGAGGGACATAATGCAATTTGGTAGCAGCAACACTGCTGTGTTCTTTAAGATGAGAGTTGCTGGTGTCTTGCATATCTTTCAGTTCGAAACAAAACAG GGAGAGGAAATTTGTGTTGCTCTACAGACACATATTAATGATGTGATGTTACGCCGCTACTCAAAAGCCCGTTCTGCAGCTAATGGTTCCGTTAATGTAGATGTTCCAAATAATCTCAAAACTGCAAACACTGACATTAATGAAAGACGCATTCAGGATTTGTCTCGCGCCCTTGAAGAATCTCAGAAGAAAGTCAATGAT TTGCTGGAAGATTTACATGAAAGGCAAAGAGAAGAATCGAAGATGCAAGAAGAATTGGATAGCTTAAAAGATAACTTGAGATCAGAGAAGCAAAATTTAGCAGCTGCTGCTtatgattgtgaaaaatttaGATCTCTATGCAATGAAAAAGATGCAGAGCTTCAG GCTGCCCTAACGGAGAAGCAGAACTTGGAAATGCGACTTTCAAAATTAAGTTCTAAAGGTTTGGAGAAAAATATTACGAAGGAGTTGGTTGAAGCGAATAACCAG GTCTTACAGAAGATCCAGGAAGAGTTGAGAGCTCGTACTATGGAGTTGCGCACTGCAGAAGAAACAAAGAGGAAGCTTTTGAGTGAAAGAACATCACTTGAGGAAAAAATCATAGGGCTAGAAAAGAAGAaatcaagtgag ATGGAAAACCTTCAGAAAGATTTTGAAAAAGAATGCAAGGCGCTGAGGCTCCAAGTCTCTGAACTTCAAAGGAAACTGGAAGAGGCCAAACATGATATGGTTATTGCACGGTCAGGGCTTGAAGCTAAAGACAGGGAACTAGAAATGCTACAGAATAATTTGAAGGAGCTCGAGGAGCTAAGAGAAATGAAAGAG GACATTGATCGAAAAAATGAACAAACTGCCGCCATCTTGAAAATGCAAGGGGCTCAATTAGCAGAAATGGAAGCACTTTACCGAGAGGAACAAGTTCTAAGGAAAAAGTACTTCAACACAATAGAAG ATATGAAAGGCAAGATCAGAGTCTACTGCAGATTAAGACCTCTTTGTGAAAAGGAAATTATAGCGAAGGAAAGAAATGTAATGAGAAGTGTTGATGAGTTTACTATTGAACATATATGGAAAGATGATAAAGCAAAACAACACATGTACGATCGTGTCTTTGACGGAAATGCCACTCAAGATGATGTGTTCGAAGACACTAAG taTTTGGTGCAGTCAGCTGCTGATGGATATAATGTTTGCATATTTGCATATGGACAAACTGGATCTGGCAAGACATTCACAATCTATGGAGCTGATAGTAATCCAGGACTGACACCAAGAGCTATATCTGAACTCTTCAGAATTATGAAGCGAGATAGTAATAAGTTCTCTTTCTCTTTAAAG GCATACATGGTAGAGTTGTATCAGGATACATTGGTGGACCTCTTATTGCCAAAGAATGCAAAGCGCTTGAGATTGGATATAAAAAAAGATTCAAAG GGCATGGTTTCCGTGGAAAATGTGACAGTGGTGTCTATTTCAACGTATGAGGAACTTAAGACAATAATTCAAAGAGGATCTGAACAGCGTCATACGACTGGAACCTTGATGAATGAGCAGAGTTCAAGATCTCATCTTATAGTTTCAGTTATTATTGAGAGTACCAATCTTCAAACGCAGGCAATTGCCAGAGGGAAG CTAAGTTTTGTGGATCTTGCTGGCTCAGAAAGAGTTAAGAAGTCTGGCTCAGCTGGCAATCAATTAAAAGAAGCTCAAAGCATTAACAAGTCATTGTCAGCACTTGGTGATGTCATAAGTGCATTATCTTCAGGAAATCAACACATTCCTTATCGAAATCACAAGCTAACTATGTTGATGAGCGACTCGTTAGGTGGAAATGCTAAAACTCTTATGTTTGTAAACATCTCTCCAGCAGAATCAAACTTGGATGAGACTCACAACTCCTTGAC GTATGCATCAAGAGTCCGTTCCATTGTAAATGATCCCAGCAAAAATGTTTCATCTAAGGAAGTCGCTCGGTTAAAGAAGCTAGTAGCATATTGGAAGGAACAAGCTGGTAGAAAAGGGGATGATGAGGATTTAGAGGAAATCCAAGATGAACGGCCAACTAAAGACAAGACTGATGGTCGTCATTCGATGTAA